The Acanthochromis polyacanthus isolate Apoly-LR-REF ecotype Palm Island chromosome 5, KAUST_Apoly_ChrSc, whole genome shotgun sequence genome includes a window with the following:
- the LOC110955417 gene encoding uncharacterized protein LOC110955417 isoform X1, with the protein MDDLDALLADLESTTSHISKRPLFLSDETAYSFPVGSQGQPEICSPPQAPPTPSERTLNGLDETESFSSAQRSPWSRDSSSPSQPVGEEDHVYSFPNKQKSSESSAVAMNSSLGSNLSELDRLLLELNAVQQNTPAFPTEEEAAPPLPASSIIHHIQENGVSNAGKAAPPTLDKPKRGAAARGIEDVRPSVESLLDELESSVPSPIPTPLVVSDEQTDGQEETLSQQQARMSASSATRELDELMASLSDFKIQSNSDSQLSVNQDAVDPLLVAGSPLVQAVAEPSVTPHIGSVDTLPPSSYTTPSCTPLPLELHIDEDGCSAPASSRSSTVVITSSKSLQYSHIQQKDDGDTVTSEISHVERVTVSSPVKPPSQTEANSPTHMSANKVSTSEVSSPPGKSLSPVTVGRTSSPDPATRSSSPALVSKSPVTVSKNPSPILRAKTPSSHDIKPKSSVPKSLSPAPISHSPHGSTKSDSPVTVSTTTEVVRKTTSPVTVPRLSSPIPKSASPVTVPIISSPVTVPKNASPERVPKCASPVTIPILSSPLSKIASPVTVPSISSSPVPKRSSPEAVPNNTTPTILPRLSSPVTVPKSETAVPKSPASVIKKTYTVPGTSSPRASPVSLPAIQSTSLYTTPTDNQGGEVLDLTWPCREPLLDDALDKLLTPDASRLSENQPPASVTSGDEDRSWEEEDGIYPYLSREGTLTPMTESSWIDECFTPSTCPGTPDATLDLPLQQPSAVERLSASGQVGSSP; encoded by the exons ATGGATGATTTAG atGCTTTGTTGGCGGACCTTGAGTCCACAACATCCCACATCTCCAAGCGCCCACTTTTTCTGTCTGACGAGACCGCCTACTCCTTCCCTGTTGGGAGTCAGGGCCAGCCAGAAATCTGCTCTCCTCCCCAAGCACCACCAACTCCCTCTGAGCGAACTCTGAACGGACTAGATGAAACAGAG tCCTTCAGCTCAGCTCAGAGAAGTCCCTGGTCTAGAGACAGCAGCAGTCCGAGCCAACCCGTTGGTGAAGAGGACCACGTATACAG TTTCCCTAATAAGCAGAAGAGTAGTGAGTCATCAGCTGTTGCCATGAACTCATCGTTGGGCAGCAACCTGTCTGAGCTGGACCGCCTGCTGTTGGAGCTCAACGCTGTCCAGCAAAACACCCCGGCCTTCCCCACAGAAG AAGAAGCAGCTCCACCACTGCCTGCCAGCAGCATCATCCACCACATCCAGGAAAATGGAGTCTCCAATGCTGGCAAAGCCGCCCCACCAACACTGGATAAGCCTAAACGTGGTGCAGCAGCTCGAGGAATAGAGGATGTACGACCAAGCGTAGAGAGCCTTCTGGATGAGCTGGAAAGCTCTGTGCCCTCACCCAT TCCCACACCTTTGGTGGTGTCAGATgaacaaacagatggacaagagGAAACACTATCACAACAACAGGCCAGAATGTCTGCTTCCTCTGCCACCAGAGAACTGGATGAGCTCATGGCCTCCTTGTCTGACTTCAAAATCCAAAGCAAT TCTGACTCTCAGCTGTCTGTGAATCAAGATGCAGTAGACCCTTTGTTGGTTGCTGGTTCACCACTTGTCCAAGCAGTAGCCGAACCATCTGTAACTCCTCATATTGGTTCAGTGGATACTCTACCACCCTCGAGTTACACTACTCCCTCCTGTACACCTCTACCACTGGAACTCCACATAGATGAAGATGGTTGTTCAGCCCCCGCATCGTCACGCAGTTCCACTGTAGTAATTACATCATCTAAGAGCCTTCAGTACTCCCACATCCAACAGAAGGATGATGGTGACACTGTCACTTCTGAGATCTCACATGTGGAGAGGGTTACTGTCTCCAGTCCTGTAAAACCTCCTAGTCAAACTGAAGCCAACAGCCCGACACACATGTCAGCTAATAAAGTGTCTACTAGTGAAGTCTCAAGTCCACCGGGGAAGAGCTTAAGTCCAGTGACTGTTGGCCGAACATCTAGTCCAGATCCTGCTACCAGGAGTTCCAGTCCAGCACTTGTTTCCAAGAGTCCAGTTACTGTGTCTAAAAACCCCAGTCCCATTCTTAGAGCAAAGACTCCCAGTTCTCATGACATCAAACCTAAAAGTTCGGTCCCTAAAAGTCTCAGTCCTGCTCCCATAAGTCATAGTCCACACGGATCTACAAAGAGCGATAGTCCAGTGACCGTGTCGACCACGACAGAAGTTGTGCGAAAGACCACTAGTCCTGTAACAGTTCCGAGGCTTTCAAGCCCAATTCCAAAAAGTGCAAGTCCTGTGACAGTCCCCATTATCTCTAGTCCAGTAACTGTCCCAAAGAATGCTAGTCCAGAAAGAGTTCCAAAGTGTGCTAGTCCAGTGACGATTCCAATACTTTCAAGTCCACTTTCAAAGATTGCAAGTCCTGTAACAGTTCCTAGCATTTCTAGCTCTCCAGTACCTAAAAGATCTAGTCCTGAAGCAGTGCCAAATAATACAACCCCAACAATACTTCCACGGCTTTCAAGTCCAGTAACAGTTCCAAAAAGTGAAACTGCAGTTCCTAAGAGTCCTGcttctgtcattaaaaaaacGTACACAGTTCCAGGCACCAGTAGTCCTAGAGCTTCTCCAGTTTCACTTCCTGCCATCCAGTCAACGAGCCTGTATACCACTCCTACCGATAATCAGGGAGGCGAAGTACTGGATTTAACATGGCCTTGCCGGGAGCCTTTACTGGATGATGCTTTAGACAAGCTCTTAACCCCCGACGCCAGTCGACTGAGTGAGAACCAGCCACCAGCTTCGGTTACATCTGGAGATGAGGACAGATCTTGGGAGGAAGAAGATGGAATTTACCCTTATCTCAGCCGAGAGGGAACCCTGACACCCATGACAGAGTCCAGCTGGATCGACGAATGCTTCACCCCCTCCACCTGCCCCGGGACACCAGATGCAACGCTGGACCTGCCTCTACAGCAGCCCTCTGCTGTTGAGCGACTATCTGCTTCTGGTCAAGTAGGAAGCTCACCTTGA